In Arachis stenosperma cultivar V10309 chromosome 1, arast.V10309.gnm1.PFL2, whole genome shotgun sequence, one DNA window encodes the following:
- the LOC130966526 gene encoding GDP-L-galactose phosphorylase 1-like, producing MLSIKRVATVVSNFQKEEVGVAAPPSEGCGRNCLKSCCIQAAKLPLYAFKEVEKVGGKDLPLCKDQSVAFLDSLILGEWEDRMQRGLFRYDVTACETKVIPGEYGFIAQLNEGRHLKKRPTEFQVDKVLQPFDESKFNFTKIGQEEVLFQFEASSDGEVQFFPNAPIDVENSPSVVAINVSPIEYGHVLLIPRIFECFPQRIDHASFLLALHMAVEAGNPYFRLGYNSLGAFATINHLHFQAYYLAVPFPIEKAPTKKIAKLNRGVKISKLLNYPIRGLVFEGGHLLKDLANTVSDACICLQHNNIPYNILISDCGRQVFLLPQCYAEKQALGEVSAELLDTQVNPAVWEISGHMVLKRRKDYEEASEANAWRLLAEVSLSEERFQEVSCLIFQAMTSSELEVKCQCVEEAGSSPSPAMVAGSQECLVLQ from the exons ATGTTGAGCATTAAGAGAGTTGCCACCGTGGTTTCGAATTTTCAGAAAGAGGAGGTTGGGGTGGCTGCTCCACCTTCTGAAGGATGTGGCCGGAATTGCCTCAAGAGCTGTTGCATTCAag CGGCGAAGCTCCCTTTGTATGCTTTTAAAGAGGTTGAGAAGGTTGGTGGAAAGGACTTGCCACTATGCAAAGATCAATCTGTGGCTTTTTTGGACTCGCTCATTCTTGGGGAG TGGGAAGATCGGATGCAGAGAGGGCTTTTTCGCTATGATGTTACTGCCTGCGAAACTAAG GTGATTCCGGGTGAGTATGGTTTTATTGCCCAGCTGAATGAAGGCCGCCACCTCAAGAAGCGACCTACTGAGTTCCAAGTTGATAAGGTCCTCCAACCTTTTGATGAGAGCAAATTCAACTTCACCAAAATTGGGCAGGAAGAGGTCCTGTTTCAATTCGAAGCAAGCAGTGATGGCGAAGTCCAATTCTTTCCCAATGCGCCAATTGATGTTGAGAACTCTCCTAGTGTTGTTGCCATCAAT GTCAGTCCTATAGAATACGGGCATGTTCTGCTAATTCCTCGCATTTTTGAGTGTTTTCCCCAAAGGATTGATCATGCCAGCTTTCTGCTTGCACTCCACATGGCAGTAGAAGCAGGAAATCCATACTTTCGATTAGGTTACAACAGCCTAGGTGCATTTGCGACTATTAACCATCTTCATTTCCAG GCTTATTATCTGGCTGTGCCTTTCCCCATTGAGAAGGCCCCTACTAAGAAAATTGCCAAACTAAATCGGGGTGTGAAGATTTCAAAATTGTTGAACTACCCCATCCGAGGCCTTGTGTTTGAGGGTGGTCATTTGCTCAAAGATTTAGCAAACACTGTGTCAGATGCATGCATCTGTCTTCAACACAATAACATACCTTACAATATTCTTATTTCTGATTGTGGTAGACAAGTCTTCCTCTTACCACAG TGTTATGCTGAGAAACAAGCTCTTGGAGAAGTGAGTGCCGAGCTTCTCGACACTCAAGTCAACCCTGCTGTGTGGGAAATCAGTGGGCACATGGTGTTGAAGAGGAGGAAGGACTATGAAGAGGCATCTGAAGCCAATGCTTGGCGGCTTCTTGCTGAAGTCTCGCTCTCTGAAGAGAGGTTTCAAGAAGTCAGTTGTCTCATTTTTCAAGCCATGACATCCAGCGAGCTCGAGGTCAAATGCCAATGTGTGGAGGAAGCTGGCTCGAGTCCTTCCCCTGCAATGGTGGCTGGTTCACAAGAGTGTCTTGTTCTCCAGTAA
- the LOC130936056 gene encoding protein CHAPERONE-LIKE PROTEIN OF POR1, chloroplastic, which produces MRLSGLSSSSSGCCLQLPTCHLGSQRIRIAAFSGAGKRKQEKEFLQEERSNMLCSRLNLNKRRVHLVKSAMDASYGDMANESAANSAVFPRINVRDPYKRLGISKEASEDEIQAARNFLIQQYAGHKPSIDAIESAHDKIIMQKFYERRNPKIDIKKKMREVNQSKYVQAVRNRFQTPSQKFIIKTSLAFLVLGVLTVLFPTEEGPTLQVAISLVATIYFVYDRLKSKIRAFLYGAGAFVASWLLGTFLMVSVIPPIPLIKGLRAFEVTTSLITYVLLWVSSTYLR; this is translated from the exons ATGAGACTATCGGGATTAAGTAGTTCTTCTTCAGGATGTTGTCTCCAACTACCTACTTGTCACTTGGGATCTCAGCGTATCCGAATTGCTGCCTTTTCTGGGGCTGGGAAACGTAAACAAGAAAAGGAGTTTCTCCAAGAGGAAAG ATCCAATATGTTGTGTTCTAGACTAAACCTCAATAAACGACGAGTTCACTTGGTCAAAAGTGCTATGGATGCTTCATATGGTGATATGGCAAATGAATCTGCTG CAAATTCAGCTGTTTTCCCAAGAATCAATGTGAGGGATCCATACAAACGACTTGGAATAAGCAAGGAAGCTTCAGAAGACGAGATTCAAGCAGCAAGAAATTTTTTAATCCAACAATATGCAGGGCACAAACCTAGTATTGATGCCATTGAATCAGCGCATGACAAGATAATCATGCAGAAGTTCTATGAGAGGAGGAACCCAAAAATTGACATCAAGAAAAAAATGAGGGAGGTGAACCAATCCAAATATGTTCAGGCTGTAAGAAACAGATTTCAAACTCCATCCCAGAAGTTCATTATCAAAACATCGTTGGCATTCTTGGTTCTCGGAGTTCTAACTGTTCTATTTCCAACGGAGGAAGGGCCAACACTTCAGGTTGCAATATCACTGGTGGCTACAATTTATTTTGTGTATGATCGGTTGAAGAGCAAGATCCGGGCCTTCCTTTATGG GGCTGGAGCATTTGTTGCTTCCTGGTTGTTGGGGACCTTCTTGATGGTGTCAGTGATTCCTCCTATCCCTCTGATCAAGGGACTACGAGCATTTGAAGTGACGACATCCTTGATAACGTATGTTTTATTATGGGTGTCATCTACTTATCTTAGGTAA